In a genomic window of Vicinamibacteria bacterium:
- a CDS encoding RluA family pseudouridine synthase, with translation MRLDVALILRYPGLSRRRAREAIEKGQVSLAGQIVRAAGHRVEEAAAIHWDPNRRALPRARLSLPLLYADEALLVVDKPAGLLTVPTAPGAEGEDTVFARVRDYVRHLRPRRPYVGVVHRIDRDTSGAVAFALSPVVREALRVLFRAHRIERRYLALVAGRPPADLGVVDLPLHHAYEGGKRRVARAGEPSRPALTRWAVTERFPGAALLEVELETGRQHQIRVHLAHVGLPILGDPVYGGGAASAPVAVPRQMLHARLLAFDHPLGGAPVRAESAPPADFQKAVLALRRAARRAERTSPK, from the coding sequence ATGCGCTTGGACGTCGCCCTCATCCTCCGGTACCCCGGGCTCTCGCGCCGCAGGGCCCGGGAGGCAATTGAAAAGGGGCAGGTGTCCCTCGCGGGCCAGATTGTGCGCGCGGCGGGCCATCGCGTGGAGGAGGCCGCGGCCATCCATTGGGACCCGAACCGACGGGCCCTGCCGCGCGCGCGGCTCTCGTTGCCCCTTCTCTACGCGGACGAGGCCCTCTTGGTGGTGGACAAGCCGGCGGGGCTGCTCACCGTCCCCACCGCCCCGGGGGCGGAGGGGGAGGATACGGTCTTCGCCCGGGTCCGGGACTACGTGCGCCATCTCCGCCCACGGCGCCCCTACGTCGGCGTCGTCCACCGGATCGACCGTGACACCTCCGGGGCCGTGGCCTTCGCCCTCTCCCCCGTCGTCCGCGAGGCTCTGCGCGTCCTCTTCCGCGCGCACCGGATCGAGCGGCGCTACCTCGCCCTCGTTGCGGGCCGGCCCCCCGCCGACCTGGGCGTGGTGGACCTTCCCCTGCATCACGCCTACGAGGGGGGCAAGCGCCGTGTGGCTCGCGCGGGCGAACCGTCGCGGCCGGCCCTGACCCGTTGGGCGGTGACCGAGCGCTTTCCGGGGGCGGCCCTCTTGGAGGTAGAGCTGGAGACGGGCCGCCAGCACCAGATCCGCGTCCACCTCGCCCATGTTGGCCTGCCCATCCTCGGCGACCCCGTGTATGGAGGAGGCGCCGCCTCCGCTCCGGTGGCCGTCCCGCGCCAGATGCTCCACGCCCGCCTTCTGGCCTTCGATCACCCCCTCGGGGGTGCGCCCGTGCGAGCGGAGAGCGCTCCGCCCGCGGACTTCCAGAAGGCGGTCCTCGCCCTGCGTCGCGCCGCGCGCAGGGCGGAGCGGACGTCGCCGAAGTAA